One region of Scophthalmus maximus strain ysfricsl-2021 chromosome 13, ASM2237912v1, whole genome shotgun sequence genomic DNA includes:
- the b3gnt7 gene encoding UDP-GlcNAc:betaGal beta-1,3-N-acetylglucosaminyltransferase 7, whose product MFYNRDRWRVYKKAVVVFFLAAVALTAVQRGSVSMGATFELERQARTDTSEGVEPDGAQEGKSDSHLSMKGFWRDRKPRPQPKARAAKYEPRIPENSSPGTWDVTSTNCSANLNLSSQDWFRNMDDHFKQFILYRHCRYFPMLLNHPETCTGEIFLLMVIKSVATQHDRREVIRKTWGEEKVVDGKRIKTLFLLGKPSNEAEKANHQKLVEYENYIYGDILQWDFLDSFFNLTLKETHFLKWFHTYCPRVRYIFKGDDDVFVSMENIVEFLDSTSHDRNLFVGDVIFKARPIRRKDSKYYVPESLYNKTLYPPYAGGGGFLMDGDLARRLKWAADTLEHFPIDDVFLGMCLEVLRVTPVQHNAFKTFGLVRNKNSKMNHEPCFFKSMIVVHKLLPRDLMRMWNLINSDLVCAQKVKNL is encoded by the exons at GTTTTACAACAGAGATCGCTGGAGGGTGTACAAGAAGGCAGTTGTCGTGTTCTTCCTGGCTGCGGTGGCGCTGACCGCCGTCCAGAGAGGGAGCGTCAGTATGGGGGCTACCTTCGAACTCGAGAGGCAGGCTCGCACGGATACCTCTGAGGGAGTGGAGCCTGACGGCGCGCAGGAAGGGAAGTCTGACTCGCACCTGTCGATGAAAGGCTTCTGGAGAGATAGAAAACCCCGGCCTCAGCCCAAAGCTCGGGCCGCCAAGTACGAGCCCAGGATCCCCGAAAACAGCAGCCCCGGGACCTGGGATGTGACCAGCACCAACTGCAGCGCCAACCTCAACCTCTCCAGCCAGGACTGGTTCAGGAACATGGACGACCACTTCAAGCAGTTCATACTTTATCGACACTGCCGCTACTTCCCCATGCTCCTCAACCACCCAGAGACGTGTACGGGGGAGATCTTTTTGCTCATGGTGATTAAATCAGTGGCCACCCAGCATGACCGCAGGGAGGTCATTCGGAAGACCTGGGGCGAAGAGAAGGTGGTGGATGGCAAGAGGATAAAGACGCTCTTCCTTCTGGGTAAACCCTCCAACGAGGCAGAGAAGGCCAATCACCAGAAGCTTGTGGAGTACGAGAACTACATCTATGGGGATATCCTCCAGTGGGATTTCTTGGACAGCTTCTTCAACCTGACACTGAAAGAGACTCACTTCCTCAAGTGGTTCCACACTTACTGTCCCCGTGTGCGCTACATCTTTAAAGGGGATGATGATGTGTTTGTCAGCATGGAGAACATCGTCGAGTTCCTCGACAGCACCAGCCACGACAGGAACCTGTTTGTCGGGGACGTGATTTTCAAGGCCAGGCCCATTCGTAGAAAAGATAGCAAGTACTACGTACCCGAAAGTCTGTATAATAAGACACTGTACCCTCCGTAtgcagggggagggggtttTCTGATGGACGGAGACTTGGCGAGGAGGCTTAAATGGGCCGCGGACACCCTGGAGCACTTCCCGATTGATGATGTCTTCTTGGGCATGTGTCTGGAGGTGCTTCGGGTCACTCCCGTCCAACACAATGCCTTCAAGACGTTTGGCTTGGTGAGAAATAAGAACAGCAAAATGAACCACGAACCTTGCTTCTTTAAGAGCATGATTGTGGTGCACAAGCTGCTCCCACGAGACCTCATGCGcatgtggaatctgattaaCAGTGACCTGGTCTGTGCACAGAAAGTGAAGAACCTATAG